The genomic region GGGTGACGTCGGAGGCGCGCTGGGCGATCTCGGTTCCAGAGCCGAAGGCGATGCCGACGTTAGCCTGCGCGAGCGCGGGGGCGTCGTTGACGCCATCGCCGACCATCGCGACGACGGTTCCGCCGCTGGCTTGCTGCGCGGCGCGCAGGTGCGCCACCTTGCCGTCCGGGCGCATCTCCGCCGTCGCCTGCGTGACGCCGACGGAGTTCGCGACGGCCTGGACAGTCGCGGCGGCGTCGCCGGAAAGCAGCTCGACGCTCAGCCCCATGGCCCGTAATCGGGTGATGGATTCGCGGGCGCCGACGCGGGGGGCGTCGCCAAGAATGAAGAAGCCGCGCACTTCATGCGCGGCGCCGTAGAAGAGTACGGTGCCGCCAATCGCTTCTTCGGCCTGCGCGCGCGACAGAAGATCCGGCGATAACAGGGCGTTCTCCGACGCCGCGAGGGCGCGGTTGCCGACGAACCAGCGGACGCCGTCCACGACGCCTGTGACCCCGGCGGCTTCATGCCGCTCAAATCCCACGACCTCGCTCCGCCCCGGGCAGCCCTGCCCTTCGGCGTAAGCAAGCAACGAGCGGCCCAGAGGATGCTCGGACGATCGCTCCAAAGCCGCGACGGCCTCCAGGTCGTCAGGACGCCCCTGCTCGACCGTTTCAAAGCCGCGCACGGAGAAGACGCCCTCGGTGAGCGTGCCAGTCTTGTCCAGGATCACGTGACGGACACGCGGCAGCACTTCCAGCACTTCGGTATTGACGATGAGGATCCCGCGCGCCGCCGCCGCGCCGACTCCCGTGGTGATCGCCAGCGGAGTCGCCAATCCCAGCGCGCAGGGGCAGGCGATGACTAAGATCGAGACGACGCGAATGAGGACCTGCTCGGCGGAGTGGTGCGTCAGCGCCAGCGCCAGTCCCGTTCCAAACGCCAGGGTGATGATGGCGGGGATAAACACGCGTGAGATGCGGTCCGCCCAGCGTTCGGCGGGCGACTTCGTGGCGAGCGCCTTTTCCACGAGGGCGATCATCTGCGCGAGCGTGCCGCCGTCGCCAATACGCGTCACTTCCAGGGTCAGCGGAGCATCGGTGGCGACGGTCGCGCCGATCACTTCATCCCCCACACTCTTCGTCACCGGTCGGGATTCGCCCGTCAGCAAGCTTTCATCGACCTGGGCCGTCCCCGCGACGACGCGACCGTCGGCGGGAATGCGCTCGCCGGGGCGCACCAGCACATGGTCCCCCAGTCCCAGCTTGCCGAGCGCGACTAGTGTT from Capsulimonas corticalis harbors:
- a CDS encoding heavy metal translocating P-type ATPase, whose protein sequence is MATTSTAAPVVVCDLCGMTAHAPITEPVPGGEARVFCCRGCRQVYQILVESGQLAPGADPREAPLYQQCLQMGLIARPDTPAEPVLSETINTNPHNELEATREAAFQVGGMWCASCAWLIENALKHEKGVMDCQVYFAADVVRVTYKPARIDQSDIAARIRRLGYTAENYSDKGAEGATAATKARRGDFVRAVVAFVFAMNAGMFSLALYLNYWQSLGAQASEILPRWALALSLPVMWAGWPIFQRAAQAARRGAATMETLITLGSWTAFLFSLWSMAHHSVHVYFDTADMLIALVLIGKHIESGAKGQAAGAVALLYGLLPRKATVLTPDGRETLVALGKLGLGDHVLVRPGERIPADGRVVAGTAQVDESLLTGESRPVTKSVGDEVIGATVATDAPLTLEVTRIGDGGTLAQMIALVEKALATKSPAERWADRISRVFIPAIITLAFGTGLALALTHHSAEQVLIRVVSILVIACPCALGLATPLAITTGVGAAAARGILIVNTEVLEVLPRVRHVILDKTGTLTEGVFSVRGFETVEQGRPDDLEAVAALERSSEHPLGRSLLAYAEGQGCPGRSEVVGFERHEAAGVTGVVDGVRWFVGNRALAASENALLSPDLLSRAQAEEAIGGTVLFYGAAHEVRGFFILGDAPRVGARESITRLRAMGLSVELLSGDAAATVQAVANSVGVTQATAEMRPDGKVAHLRAAQQASGGTVVAMVGDGVNDAPALAQANVGIAFGSGTEIAQRASDVTLISGDLTRLADLFHISRRTAAIIRQNLFWACLYNAVCIPIAITGHAPPVVAAAAMLVSSLSVVFNTKRLRRGLEERSVSSNQ